One window of Phalacrocorax carbo chromosome 1, bPhaCar2.1, whole genome shotgun sequence genomic DNA carries:
- the TASL gene encoding TLR adapter interacting with SLC15A4 on the lysosome, translating to MLSEGYLYGIAYLCEDLNPELYSKSSAEEVVYEMRSINYSSMEEAQGKNLLQRYRSAGKCISSVCSRGSRHSRRQKDNLLQSAQHPAPKEQPPPATHVCEGLTRKDTYLVPSSCKSICKNYNDLHIAGDYVVPISSVTTDFTCDSGIGPFLESSEIPPPMESVRVPPSDTSRKPVQGYSSCWRLASLVPHQQPLSDSALNDYLEQKLVELYKQYIMDSTANRASPTQILASELIMTNVDQISMQISRERNMETTKAKDIVISRFLQIASGKISSEISTPSLHISQYSHTNA from the coding sequence ATGCTGTCAGAAGGTTACCTTTATGGAATTGCCTACCTTTGTGAAGACCTGAACCCTGAGCTCTACAGCAAGAGTTCAGCTGAGGAAGTGGTATATGAAATGAGGTCCATTAATTATTCTTCTATGGAAGAAGCACAAGGAAAAAACCTCCTTCAGAGATACAGATCTGCTGGCAAGTGCATTTCCTCAGTCTGTTCTAGAGGTAGCAggcacagcagaaggcagaaggaTAATCTCCTACAGTCtgcacagcacccagcacccaaaGAGCAGCCGCCTCCAGCTACGCATGTCTGTGAAGGGCTGACGAGAAAAGACACCTACCTGGTTCCATCTTCCTGCAAAAGCATTTGCAAGAACTACAATGATTTGCATATAGCTGGGGACTATGTGGTGCCGATTAGCTCGGTCACGACAGATTTTACCTGTGACAGTGGCATAGGCCCCTTCTTGGAGTCCTCAGAGATTCCTCCCCCCATGGAGTCTGTGAGGGTACCCCCCAGTGACACCAGCCGCAAGCCAGTCCAAGGCTACTCCTCGTGCTGGCGGCTGGCAAGCTTGGTGCCCCACCAGCAACCTCTCTCCGACTCAGCCCTGAACGACTACCTTGAACAGAAGCTGGTGGAACTCTATAAGCAGTACATCATGGATAGCACAGCAAACAGGGCATCCCCCACTCAGATCCTGGCCTCGGAGCTTATCATGACTAACGTAGATCAAATCAGCATGCAGATATCACGGGAGAGGAATATGGAGACCACCAAGGCCAAAGACATTGTCATTAGCCGCTTCTTACAGATAGCCAGTGGAAAAATATCATCCGAAATTAGCACACCTAGCCTGCACATTTCCCAGTATAGCCACACTAATGCGTAG